The DNA sequence CAAGAATTGAACATCGTCCCGGTGCACGACCTGATCTCCCGAATACTTTCACGGCATTGGAAAACTTGCTTTAGAGATTGATTATTGATAAGTTACCTGATTAAATCTGCCGTACGAATCCCTTGCACGATGATGGTTTTAGTCATTCTTAGGCCGTGAAGGATTTTCATAGAAAAAAGGGAAGATGCTCCACTTGGCTCGATATAACCCACAGAAGTAAAACCGATCTTTGCAAGAGTCTTGTACGATTATAGGTAATCGGGGCTGAAATGGCAACTATCAATGATCTAGTGCTGGTGCATATCGAAAATAAACCGGCATTTTTTGCACGGATAAACGATATTAATGCTGATGTGAAACGCGGGTGGTATCAGGTAGAGCTGCTGGTTCTTGGCTTGCCTCTGCAGAGTATCGTCTGGATCTTAGAGGAAGGCCACCTGCAGGGGGAAGAGTTTACTATGGGAGGGGCCCCGGTGCGTTTGGAACTTATCTCTCCCAAAATAAAACTTTCGCCTCCTCCGGCTCCGGAGTCGGACAGCAAGGGGAAGATCATTCCCCTAAAAAGAAAGCCTTAGAACTTATCTGTGCAAGCCGGAATTCGGAACTTGTTTTGCTATCAGACTATCCTCGCTAAGAGAGATAATCCTGAAAACGATACATCCACTTGCGTTGCCAGAGAGGAATTTTGCGCCATAAGAACAAGAGATAGAGATAATATACCCACCGGTGGCGACGAATGGCCTGGAGCACCTCCCGGGCATGAAGGCCGTCGGTTACAGCCGGTTGCGCTGGTGCAGTCCGGGCGACCAGTTGAAAGCTATCCCGTCGGAAAACCCGCATCTTTTCAACGTGCCAGCCGGCTTGCGCCAACAGCGCGGTGAGGGTTTGGGGGGAAAAATAATAATTATGCGGCAGAGAAAACACCCGCCGCGGCCCCACCTTAGGCGCCAAAATATTGGGCGTCTCCAGGAAGAGCCAGGCCTCGGGCTTGGCCAGGGAGCGGACTTTCTGCAAAAAGGCCAAAGGTGCGGGAAAATGTTCTATAACGTGCGAACTGGCAATAAAATCAAAACCTGAGGTGATGGCTATTTCTTCGAAGCGGTCGTTGATGACCTCGATGCCGTAGTGCTCTCTGGCGTAGGCTGCCTGTTGCGAGTCCGGTTCAATACCGACAACTTCGCACCCCTGCCGGTGCAGCCAATCACTGAAGACGCCCAACCCACAGCCGATCTCCAGGGTCTGCCAGGACGGCCGGATTATCGGGGCTAAAAAATCTGTCTGCCGATCCACCCGCTGCTGCACCCGGCGGCGGTGGCGCTGATTTATGGCCTCATTAGTATGAAGTTGGCGATGCGTCAGGCCTAATCGTTCCCGATCACTGTCCTGCACCACGGGATTATGGTAGACGAGACCGCAGGATCGGCACAAAACCGTGGTAACCTGCAAGTCGCCATACGTTTTCCGCCATACGGGGAGGGTATCGTTCTGTCGACATAAAGGGCACAGGATAGGTTGCATATGGTATAATGTTGCTAAAATTATGAGTTTTCGGTTTCTCGCGGCGAGATAACAATAAAAGTATATTCCCAAGTTATCTTACAAATTGTCATTCTCTCAAAAGCATCCGCAAGCTATGGAAATCATATGCCGGTGGCCCAGGCCTTCTCTCCGGGGCAGAAGTTTTTTTCCATGTAGCTCACGGCAAATCCTATTGAAAGGCAGGAACCTTTGAATCTGTGCTCCTCAAGGGGTCCTTTTGACGCAGACCTGAAGGTCTGGGCAACCGATTTTCTGGAACAACAGCCACTGCATGACAAAACCCCTCGGCGCCGGCTATCTTCAAGAGTTTGTTGCGTCTCAAAGAGAACATGGTATAACTCAAGAGATTAGACTGTCTGGGTCTTACTTGAGAGACTCTATCGGCCGGTAAAGAAAAATATATTGATTTTTTCTCCCCTGGCAATTAAAAAATTAAACAATCGGATAATTTGAGGCTGGTTAGAAATTCAACTGGTTCGGAGGTCAGATCTGGCGGGTCGGAGCCAAGCCCAGTCTCGGCACCCTCGCCCGGTCTTGCCATGCCTCGCCTTGGAGTATGAGAACTCCCAGACATTTTACCAACAGCAATCTTACATTGATCACCTGTGGTTTATGAGGAACGAGAGTAATGAGGATTTTATTGGTTCAGCCCACGACGTACTATTGGGGGAAAAAAGCTCTGCACAGTAAGACGCGTTGGCTGTTGGGTCTCACCCTGCCTTACATCGCCGGCCTGACACCTCGGCATGTGACCGTCGAAATAGCGGATGATCGCTTAGGGCCTATACCATTTCACCGACACTATGATCTGGTAGGCATTACCGCCACCTGCGCCACCGCCGACCGAGGATATGAGATTGCCCAGGAGTTTCGCCAGCGGGGTATTCCCGTAGTTATGGGCGGTTTCCACATAACCCTGCACCCGGAGGAGGCTCTGGAACATTGCGACGCGGTAGTGGTGGGAGAAGCAGAGTCTGTCTGGGAGCAGGTATTGGAAGACGCCCGTCTGAAGCGTTTAAAACCCCGCTATCAGGCCCAGGGCTTTCACGATATGGCGGGTCTGCCCCGACCCCGGGTAGAATTAATGAACTTACGCCGTTATCGGGTCAAGATCATCCCGACCCAGACCAGTCGTGGTTGTCCTTATCATTGCAGTTTTTGCGAAGTTCCCATTGTGTATGGCCATACCTATCGCCGGCGGCCGATCGGTGAGGTTCTGGATGAGATCAAAACCTTGGTAAAAGTTACCAGCCTGCGGAGAATCTATTTTGTCGATGATAATCTTACCGGTCATCGAGATTACGCCAAAGAGTTGTTTAAGGGATTGCAGCCTCTCAATATTCACTGGAGCTGCCTGTGGACCATTAATACTTCAAGGGATGTGGAGCTACTGGATCTAGCCAAAAAAGCAGGCTGTTACCACATCAACATCGGCATCGAGAATGTCTGCCCCGAGAGTATTAACTCTATCGCCAAGGTACAAAACCCAGTGGAGGAGTATGAGTGGCTCTTAGCGCGATTGCGGGAGCGGGGGCTCTTTTATTCCCTGAATTTTATGTTCGGTTTGGACGGCGATACCATGGCGCTGTTCGACAAAACCCTGGAATTTGTCGAGCGCATCAAGGCCCCGATGGCCTTCTTCAATTCCATCACCCCCCGCAGAGGAACACCACTATGGGAGCAGCTCTCCCAAGAGGGTCGGGTACATAAACCGGAGGCGGAGAAGTATCTCGGCATGGTCTGCAATTTCCTGCCGAAACATATGACCCCGGAGCAATGTGAAGCCGGGGTGTGGCGGTGTTTTCAGCAGTTCTATTCCTATCCCTCGATCTTTCGGCGTCTGTTGGCGCCCCCAAACGGGTATATTTTTCAGGGATTGCCCAGCAATCTCTATTTTCATTTTGTGGTCAATAAGCGCATCGATCCGGTGGATTTCTATTGAACACCTCGAATTCCGGGATGAGGCCCCCCGTAATAACCCAGCCTGACAAGGAAAGGCCATGGCAACACATCAAGTAAATAAAACGTATCGGGAAATTAATGAAAAAATCAAAAAAGGTCAGGCAGTGGTGGTGACGGCGGAAGAAATCATCGATATCGTGCGCCAGAAAGGGGAGGTGGCCGCCGCGCGGACGGTTGATGTAGTCACCACCGGCACCTTCTCCCCCATGTGTTCTTCCGGTGTCCTGCTCAATATGGGCCACAGCCAGCCGCCGATAAGAATCTCGCAGTCCTGGATCAACCGGGTGCCCGCCTATTCCGGATTGGCCGCAGTTGATCTTTACCTGGGCGCCACCGAACCGACCATCGATGATCCCCTGAACAAAGTCTATCCGGGGGAATTTAAATATGGCGGCGGGCATGTCATCCAAGACCTGGTAGCGGGCAAGAAAGTTCACCTACAGGCCGAGTCATACGGAACTGATTGTTATCCCCGCAAAAAGTGGGAGCGCGTCTTCACCCTGTCCGAACTGGTGAACGCCGTTCTCCTGAATCCCCGTAATGGCTATCAGAATTATAACTGTGCCGTGAACGCTACCCAAAAAATTATCTATACCTATATGGGTCCGCTGCGCCCGAGGCTGGGTAATGCCAATTATTGCACCGCCGGCCAACTCAGTCCTTTGCTCAATGATCCATATTATCTCACCATCGGCATCGGCACGCGTATCTTTTTAGGAGGGGGGGTGGGCTATGTCGCCTGGCCGGGCACCCAACATAATCCACAGGTTCCTCGGGCCCAAAACGGGGTGCCGATGAAACCGGCCGGCACCTTAATGGTTATGGGAGACCTCAAGCAGATGCACCCCCGATATCTGATAGGAGTCAGTCTTCTGGGCTATGGCTGCTCTCTGGCAGTAGGATTGGGCGTTCCCATTCCCCTGTTAAACGAGGAGATCGCCCGCTACTGCGCGGTTACGGATGAGGACATCCTGGTGCCGGTGGTGGATTATGGCGAGGACTATCCTCATGCCACCGGCCGGATAATCACCCACGTTACCTATGCCCAATTAAAACAGGGAGTTATCGAAGTTGAGGGTCATCAGATCAATACTGCACCGCTTACCAGTATGGTGCGTTCGCGGGAAATCGCCGCAACCTTGAAAAATTGGATTTTGGCGGGGGATTTCCTCCTCACCGAACCGGTGGAACTCCTGCCCTCCGTTCCCCGAATGGATTTCAGATCGCCTTCGGCGCTGGAAGGTGGGGAGATCTCCTGAAACCAGATCATAGCCTGGCGCAGTCGCCGGATTTAGAACGCTTGCGAGCGCTGCTGCGCACCTGGCGCCGCGTGTTGGTTCTCTTTTCTGGCGGCATCGATTCTACCCTTCTCTTGAAGATAGTGGCCGATCTCTTTGGGGAAAACAGTGCCGCCCTTACCTTCGAGGGACCTCATCGGCCGACGGGAGAGACGTTAGAAGCCCGGAAAATAACCCGGCTACTGGGCGTAAGACACCTCACAGAAGACTTCGATCCCTTTGGCCTGCCGGATTTCCGGGAAAACACCCCCGAACGCTGCTATGCCTGTAAGTGTGAAATGTACCGACGCGGTTGGGAAATCGCCTCCAAATTCGAAGCGGAGGTATTGTTAGACGGGACCAACCTGGATGATCTGAACGACACCCGTCCCGGTCTAAAAGCGGCGCAGGAGATGGGGGTACGAAGTCCATTCCTTAAGATCGGTTGGCGGAAAGCCGATATCCGCGAACTGAGTCGGGTTTGGCAACTGCCGGGCTGGGACCGTCCACCCCAGAGTTGTCTCGCCACCCGCTTTCCGGCCTACACCCATCTTCAGAGCCAGGATCTCCAAAAGGTGGACCAGGTTGAGACATTCTTAGGGGATAAAGGGTTCGGTCCGGTTCGATGTCGGGTGCACGGCGACCTGGTACGACTGGAACTTCCACTCAAGCAGCGGTTCCGGTTGTTAGAGCCTGAAACCCTGACAGCCCTTAATCTGATGATCCGGGAGCAAGGCTGGCGCTATGCGACCCTCGATTTGCGGGGGTATCAGACCGGCAGCATGAATCTTAAAGAATAAACTCATCTGCCGGCAGCACAGGCTTGCCAGCCTGACCCGGTTGAAAGGCACAAACCTTCAGGGCTGTGTTCATTACGGGTTCTTCATAATGCAGACCCCTCGGTCTGCGCTGCCGATCTTTTTGATGGCTACCAGCCATTAAGCTCGGAACATATTTTCCCTGGGCATCAACTCAAGCCTGGTTTTCCTCAGCGATAACGCCTTCATAAACCCGGCCGGAAATAAAAAGGTCCACCAGATCATGGTCAAGTCTTCCCCTGTCTACCTCCTCTTTTAGAATCGCCAGGGATTTTTCAAGGTCATCGGCAGTGCGATAAGGCCGGTCCAGGGAGGTGAGGGCGTCGAAGATATCTGCAATGGCCAGGATGCGGGATTGATACGACAACTCAGAGGCAGTCAGTTGGAAGGGATATCCTGAACCGTTTAATCGTTCATGATGTGAGGCGGCCAATCGAGGCACCTGGGAAAGATGTTTGCGGAACGGAATCTTTTCCAAAATATGCAGGGTATGAAGGACGTGTTGCTGGATTTCGGCATATTCCCCCGGTGTCAGGTTGCCATGCTGAACTGACAGGGCCATCAGCTCTGGCGGGCTCAGCAACGGCTGCCGCAGGTTTTGGACTCCCGGCCCGGTCAGCCTGAGATGGCCAACATCGGGGTTCAAACTGATCGTTTTCTGGGCCAGGGCAATCAAACGCCCCGCTGCCTCGGCCGGCAGGTGATTCGAACGGTTTAGCTGCTCTAAGAAGGCAAAGTCCTGCTCGAGTTCGGCCGCTTCTAGAGCACTTGCGGCCTGCATTCGGGCCAGATAAAATCGCCAGCGGATGACCTCCATCTGATCGGTGGTCAACTTTTGTTTCTTCTCTAACAGGGCGTCTCGGACGCCGATCTTACCGATGTCATGCAGCCAGGCACTAAAACGCAGTTCCTCAAGCTCCAGCTCATTGAACGATACGGCGGCGAGAGGACCTTCCTGACAGTTGTTCACTGCGTGGGCAAGCGCCATAGAATAGGCTGCTACCCGGCGGGAATGCCCGGCGGTATGCGGACTGCGGGCATCAATCGCAGAGACCGAATAGATCATGAGGGCCTCAAAAAGCTCGCGTATCGCCGCCAGGAGGCGAACGTTATTGATTGCTACCGCCGCCTGGGAAGCCAGAGCCAATACCAGGCCCTCGTCTTCCGGGGAAAAGGATAGAATCTGCCCCGAGTCGCTCAGAACGTTGACGAGTTGAATAACCCCGACTACTTCTCCCTGTTGGTCCCTGAGGGGTGCAGCTAACATTGACTTGGTAGTATATCCGTTCCGCCGATCGAAGGAGGAATCGAATCGATATGGTGGGTTGTCTGGAATTTGATAGACATCCTTCAGGTTGAGGGTTTTGCCGGTAAGAGCGACGTAGCCCGCGATACTTTTCTGGTTGATCGGGATTTCATGATATTTAAGACACCTCAAATCGCTGCCGAAACGCCGCGCCAAGGCCTCGTTTTGGGCCACTTCAAATTTCAGTTTATCCCTGTCGGTAAGATAAAGGCTTCCACCTTCCGCCGCAGTAAGACGGCGCAGTTCGGTGATAATCTTCGTCAAGAGGCGATTCAGATCGGTTTCGCTGGTCAAGGCGATGCTAATCTCAATAAGCTTCTGTTTTTCTAACAGATATCTTTGGGGAGAACAGCTTCCCAGCATAGGAAGTTCCTCAGAGGCCCTTGCAAGAATTGACTTTTCTTCTGCCTGTCATATGTTACAAAGAAAATACGGTTTCGAGTTAATAAGAATAATCTCTACCGGCTGAAAGCCTGCGCTAGCGGCAGAAGTTATTCCGCAAATTAAATGGTGGGTGGTATCCGTTCGGAATTATTTATTCGGAACTCGAAACTATCGTCACCTTACAGCATGATTATGAGACAAACAAGGGGAT is a window from the Desulfobacca acetoxidans DSM 11109 genome containing:
- a CDS encoding class I SAM-dependent methyltransferase, with translation MQPILCPLCRQNDTLPVWRKTYGDLQVTTVLCRSCGLVYHNPVVQDSDRERLGLTHRQLHTNEAINQRHRRRVQQRVDRQTDFLAPIIRPSWQTLEIGCGLGVFSDWLHRQGCEVVGIEPDSQQAAYAREHYGIEVINDRFEEIAITSGFDFIASSHVIEHFPAPLAFLQKVRSLAKPEAWLFLETPNILAPKVGPRRVFSLPHNYYFSPQTLTALLAQAGWHVEKMRVFRRDSFQLVARTAPAQPAVTDGLHAREVLQAIRRHRWVYYLYLLFLWRKIPLWQRKWMYRFQDYLS
- a CDS encoding B12-binding domain-containing radical SAM protein, with protein sequence MRILLVQPTTYYWGKKALHSKTRWLLGLTLPYIAGLTPRHVTVEIADDRLGPIPFHRHYDLVGITATCATADRGYEIAQEFRQRGIPVVMGGFHITLHPEEALEHCDAVVVGEAESVWEQVLEDARLKRLKPRYQAQGFHDMAGLPRPRVELMNLRRYRVKIIPTQTSRGCPYHCSFCEVPIVYGHTYRRRPIGEVLDEIKTLVKVTSLRRIYFVDDNLTGHRDYAKELFKGLQPLNIHWSCLWTINTSRDVELLDLAKKAGCYHINIGIENVCPESINSIAKVQNPVEEYEWLLARLRERGLFYSLNFMFGLDGDTMALFDKTLEFVERIKAPMAFFNSITPRRGTPLWEQLSQEGRVHKPEAEKYLGMVCNFLPKHMTPEQCEAGVWRCFQQFYSYPSIFRRLLAPPNGYIFQGLPSNLYFHFVVNKRIDPVDFY
- a CDS encoding homocysteine biosynthesis protein, producing MATHQVNKTYREINEKIKKGQAVVVTAEEIIDIVRQKGEVAAARTVDVVTTGTFSPMCSSGVLLNMGHSQPPIRISQSWINRVPAYSGLAAVDLYLGATEPTIDDPLNKVYPGEFKYGGGHVIQDLVAGKKVHLQAESYGTDCYPRKKWERVFTLSELVNAVLLNPRNGYQNYNCAVNATQKIIYTYMGPLRPRLGNANYCTAGQLSPLLNDPYYLTIGIGTRIFLGGGVGYVAWPGTQHNPQVPRAQNGVPMKPAGTLMVMGDLKQMHPRYLIGVSLLGYGCSLAVGLGVPIPLLNEEIARYCAVTDEDILVPVVDYGEDYPHATGRIITHVTYAQLKQGVIEVEGHQINTAPLTSMVRSREIAATLKNWILAGDFLLTEPVELLPSVPRMDFRSPSALEGGEIS
- the larE gene encoding ATP-dependent sacrificial sulfur transferase LarE, whose protein sequence is MRALLRTWRRVLVLFSGGIDSTLLLKIVADLFGENSAALTFEGPHRPTGETLEARKITRLLGVRHLTEDFDPFGLPDFRENTPERCYACKCEMYRRGWEIASKFEAEVLLDGTNLDDLNDTRPGLKAAQEMGVRSPFLKIGWRKADIRELSRVWQLPGWDRPPQSCLATRFPAYTHLQSQDLQKVDQVETFLGDKGFGPVRCRVHGDLVRLELPLKQRFRLLEPETLTALNLMIREQGWRYATLDLRGYQTGSMNLKE
- a CDS encoding HD family phosphohydrolase — encoded protein: MLGSCSPQRYLLEKQKLIEISIALTSETDLNRLLTKIITELRRLTAAEGGSLYLTDRDKLKFEVAQNEALARRFGSDLRCLKYHEIPINQKSIAGYVALTGKTLNLKDVYQIPDNPPYRFDSSFDRRNGYTTKSMLAAPLRDQQGEVVGVIQLVNVLSDSGQILSFSPEDEGLVLALASQAAVAINNVRLLAAIRELFEALMIYSVSAIDARSPHTAGHSRRVAAYSMALAHAVNNCQEGPLAAVSFNELELEELRFSAWLHDIGKIGVRDALLEKKQKLTTDQMEVIRWRFYLARMQAASALEAAELEQDFAFLEQLNRSNHLPAEAAGRLIALAQKTISLNPDVGHLRLTGPGVQNLRQPLLSPPELMALSVQHGNLTPGEYAEIQQHVLHTLHILEKIPFRKHLSQVPRLAASHHERLNGSGYPFQLTASELSYQSRILAIADIFDALTSLDRPYRTADDLEKSLAILKEEVDRGRLDHDLVDLFISGRVYEGVIAEENQA